The genomic interval AGGGCATGGTGCGCTACGACCTGGACCACCACGAACACGGTGTGCTCACCCACACGGTGACGCTGCTGCCGCCGCACGTCCCGCACAACGGCGAGGCGGCCACCCCCGGGGGCTTCCGCAAGCGCGTGCTGTACCTGGACACCGGGCAGGTGGACGAACGGCTGATCGGCCGGGCGGTGGACCGGCCGGTGCTGCACGACCCGGCGCTGCGCAGCCGTATCGACCGCCTCCACCGCACGCTCGCGGACCCGGGTGACGAGCTGGAGGCGGCGAGCCGGCTCGCCCTCGTCGCGGAACGGCTCGCACAGCATCTGGGCGACCGGGTCGGCTCCGTCCCGTACGTCCACGACGGCAGACTCGCGCACCGGCTGCGGGAGCTGCTGGACGCGACGTACGTCGAGGGCATCACGCTCCAGGAGGCCGGTGCGCGGCTGCACGCCCACCATGCCCATCTGGTACGGGCGTTCAGCCGCGAGTTCGGGATGGCACCGCACCAGTACGTCACGGGCCGACGGGTCGACCTGGCGCGCAGGCTGCTGCTGCGCGGGGTCCCGGCGTCGGCGGTCGCCGCGTCGGCGGGGTTCTACGACCAGTCCCATCTGACCCGCCACTTCAAGCGGATCGTGGGGACGGGCCCGGGGCACTACGCGCGGCGTTCGAGCACTCCGCGTACGAAAGCGGCCTGACCGGCGTGCTGGAGGTCGTCCGACAGGACGCTGATCAGCCGCACCCCCAGGGTGACCGGCGGGTCCCACCCCTCGTCCACGACGCGGCCCAGCGCGTGGCCGTCCAGGCCGCGGAGGTAGGCGAGCGTGTTCTCGTGGACGGCGTCGTAGTAGCCGAGGAGCAGATCGGCCGAGCCCACGCGGACGGCCGCGACCTCCTTGCTGCTCTGTCCGTAGCCGGTGGCGTCGGCGGGGAGGGGCAGGTCGAAGCGGCCGGCCCAGTCCTGGGCGGTCCAGAGCTG from Streptomyces drozdowiczii carries:
- a CDS encoding AraC family transcriptional regulator; its protein translation is MAAARPEITAWSPPVEGIAEVFHARFTDHAYPMHTHDAWTLLVVDEGMVRYDLDHHEHGVLTHTVTLLPPHVPHNGEAATPGGFRKRVLYLDTGQVDERLIGRAVDRPVLHDPALRSRIDRLHRTLADPGDELEAASRLALVAERLAQHLGDRVGSVPYVHDGRLAHRLRELLDATYVEGITLQEAGARLHAHHAHLVRAFSREFGMAPHQYVTGRRVDLARRLLLRGVPASAVAASAGFYDQSHLTRHFKRIVGTGPGHYARRSSTPRTKAA
- a CDS encoding mycothiol transferase; its protein translation is MNVTDILTDGYSRIQETVHAAVEGLAPDDLHARLDDGANSIAWLVWHLTRVQDDHIADAAGTEQLWTAQDWAGRFDLPLPADATGYGQSSKEVAAVRVGSADLLLGYYDAVHENTLAYLRGLDGHALGRVVDEGWDPPVTLGVRLISVLSDDLQHAGQAAFVRGVLERRA